The region AAGAAATACTCTTATTCAAAAAAATGAGAATATAGGTCAATTATCTCTTTTTGATAATCCAAGCTATGTTGAAAAAATAGATGAGGATAAGAGAAATGAAGAATTAGAAGAATTAAAAAATGAAATAACACAAATAGATATTAACAATTTAACACCACTTAAGGCATTAAATATTTTACAAGAATTAAAAGAATTTATTAATAATTTAGATTGATGAAGGAGTATAAAAATGACAGGAAATGAATTGAGAAAAAGTTTTATAGAATTTTTTAAAAGTAAACAACATCAACACTTCGAAAGTGCTTCTTTAGTTCCAGAAGATAAGACTTTACTTTTAACAGTTGCAGGTATGGTTCCTTTTAAAAAGTTCTTTTTAGGGGAAAAGAAAGCACCAACAAAAAGAGTAACAACTTATCAAAAATGTATAAGAACAAATGACTTAGAAAATGTTGGTAAAACACCAAGACACCATACTTTTTTTGAAATGTTGGGTAATTTCTCTTTTGGAGACTATTTCAAAAGGGAAGCTATTAGTTGGTCTTGGGAATATATTACAGAAGTTTTAAAAATAGATAAAAATAGACTATATGTTTCTGTGTATAAGACTGATGATGAAGCATATAACATATGGAAAGATGAAATAGGTATAGATCCTTCACATATAGTTAGATTAGGTGATGAAGATAATTGGTGGGCAGCAGGACCTATAGGTTCTTGTGGACCTTGTAGTGAAATTTACTATGACACTTTAAATATGGGAAAAAATAATGAAGAAATTAATTGTAAACCTGGAGATGAAGGAGATAGATTTTTAGAAATATGGAATTTGGTATTCACTGAATGGAATAGAAAAGAAGATGGTAGTCTAGTTCCATTACCTGAAAAGAATATAGATACTGGTGCAGGTCTTGAAAGAGTAGCTTCTGTTGTTCAACATAAATCTAATAATTTTGATACAGATATATTTGAAAAAATAATAAAATCAATAAAGGAAACAATAAATCTTACTGATAAGGATTCAACAGCAATAAAAATTATAGCCGACCATGTTAGAGCAGCAACTTTTTTAATTTGTGACGGAGTATTACCTTCAAATGAAGGAAGAGGTTATATATTAAAGAAATTAATAAGAAGAGCTTATGGAGCAGGAAGTATTGCAAATAAGGAAATATTTGATAAGGGGCAAAGTTTTCTATATAAAATAGTAGATTCTGTAGTTGAAACTATGGAAGAAGCTTATCCTGAATTAGTTGATAAAAAAGAAGAAATAAAAGAAGTAATAAAATATGAAGAAGAAAAATTTGCTAAGACATTAAAAGCAGGTACAGAATTACTTTTAGATGATATAAATAAGGGTATAAAAATAGATGGAAATACAACCTTTAAATTATATGATACCTTTGGTTTCCCATTTGAATTAACAAAATTGGTTTGTGAACAACATGGCATAGAAGTTTCTGAAGAAGAATTTAATAAAAAATTGGAAGAACAAGTTCAAAGATCAAAGAGTTCAAGAGTAGTTATGAGTGATATGATAAAAGATGAATTTATATCTAATTTCTATAAGCAACATGGAGAAACTAAATTTACTGGTTATGAAACTTTAAAAGATAGAGCTACAATTTTACATATTTCTAAAAAAGATGCTGATACTTATCAATTAATTTTAGATAAAACACCATTTTATGCTGCACAAGGTGGACAAGTAAGTGACCAAGGAATAATATATAATGATAGTTTTAAAGCAACAGTTAAAGATTTAATAAAAAAATCAGATATATTCATACACTATGTTACAATTGAAGGTGAAATACCTAATGTCGGTGATATGGTTGAATTAGAAGTAGATAAAGATTTTAGATCAAAAACTATGAGAAACCATACAGCAACTCATATTTTACATAGAGCAGTAAAAGAAATTTTAGGAGATCATGTTAATCAAGCAGGGTCATTAGTTTATGATAAAGGTTTGAGATTTGATTTTACTTATGGTAAGGCAATAGATAATGAAACTTTAAGAAAAATTGAAAGAAGAGTTAATGAAATAATACAAAATAATAATAAGTTGACAGTTACTTATACTACAAAGGAAAAAGCAGATGAAATGGGAGCTATAGCCTTATTTGATGAAAAATATAGAGATATTGTCAGGGTAGTAGATATAGTTGGTTATTCAGCAGAATTATGTGGAGGAACACATTGCCCTAGCACAGGAGTGATAGGTTCATTCTATATTGTTTCAGAACAAGCAAAGGCTAGTGGGGTTAGAAGAATAGAAGCTGTAACAGGATTTGGTGCTTATGATTATGCTAATGAAAATAGAGATTTATTGCATAATTTAGCTAATGAATGTAAGACAGATATAAACCAATTAGAAGATACGATTAAAAAGAATTTGGAAAAGAATACTGAATTAGAAAATGAAGTAGAAATATTAAAGGATGAATTAATAAGTCATAGAATATTAGATATTATACAAGATAAAAAAGTTATAAAAAATATAAATGTAGTATCTAAGGTTATTAAAGCAAATATAAAAGATTTGAAAAAATATGTAGATAAAATAAAGGAAAAACTTGATAATTCAATAGTTCTATTAGCTGCAGTTGAAGATGGAAGAATAGGCTTTGCTTGTGGAGTTACAAAAGAGTTAACAAAAGAATATAAAGCTGGAGATATAGTTAAGACTGTAGCCAAAATTACAGATGGTAATGGTGGAGGAAAACCAGACTTTGCTCAAGCTGGTGGAAAAGATGTAAGTAAGTTGAGTGAAGCTATGGGAGAAGTATTCAATAATTTATTATAAATATGTAATGTAAGGAGGAGTTTTGAAAAAAATAATATTTTTGAATTTAATAATTGCAACAGTAAGTATGTCTAATGCTACATCAGGCTTTATTGAAGGAATATATGATGGAAAATATGAAGATAGCTATAATATTAAAGAAACAGGATTAAGCACAGAAATTAATTTGAAAAATGAAGGAGTATCATTAGGAGCAACACTTAAGATGAAAGATGTATCTGTTCCAATTAAAGAACATACATTAGTTAATAGTATTTTTGATAATTCAAATATATTTATTAAGTATAAAACTCCTAAATTTAAAGGCATAGGTGGATATTTTAAGGGAACATTGAAACCAAAAGTAAAGAGAGAAAATGAATACTTATCATTTAAGACTAGCGTAGCTGAATTAGAAGGGGAAGCGAATTATGAATTTTTACCTGATTCTAAAATAGCTTTTAATTCTAAAACTGAATTTCCTTTTACAGGTAATGATATTTTAACAACGAATAAGTTGTACCTTGAAGGGAAAGATATTAAAAATCTAAAAAATATTAAGGCTAGTATAGAATTGAAAAATTCATACCATAAAACAAGTGCCTTAAGATATTTAAGCATTAATAGTGAAGGAGAATATGATGCAACTCCTAAGTTTAAATTAAATGGTAAAACAGATTTTAGATATCAATTTAATAATACATCTAAAGTCAAAAATATATTAACAGATGAAGATTTTGAACTTAATCCAAAGGATTATGAACATTCATATACTTTAGATACAAGTTATTTAACATTAAATGATAGATTAGAGTTAACAGGTGGAATATTTTTTCAACATATTTATTTTAATTCAGTATCTATAACATCAGATGAAATAAGCAAGATATATAAGTATAAAGATAAAAATACTGATATTTCTACTGTTTTATTTGATAGTTTAAAAAATATACAATTTGATGAAGAAGAAAAAGATTTTTTAAATAAACATAAAGAAGAATATGAAAATTATAAAAAAGTAGCCAAAATAGCTAGAGAAAAATATGAAGAGGGACAAAAAGATTTAGGAAAATCAAGAGAAAAAGCCTTTAAAAATATTATAGAAATGGAAAAAATTATTTTAGAAAATGAAAAAGTAAGAAAAATAGTTTATGAAAATTTGAATAAAATTAAAAATGGAGCTAATGAAAATAAAACACTTGAAGAAGTTCTTAATGAAATTAAATATAAATTTTATCCAAGTATGACAGTGCTTGATTTAGAAAATTATCAAGAAAGACCTGCAACAACATATGAAATTATTACAAACTTTATAAATAAAAAATTAGGATTAAATGATATGGAAGCAAGAAATATATATCCAAAAATTGCTCCGTTTATTGGAAGTATAAAGGAATATAAAGCAAAAAAAGATAACTTAAAAATTAAAATATCAAGTGATTATAAAATATATTCGCTTTTAACTACACTATGCAATAAATGGAGAGAAGAACCAAATGGATATATAAAAAAGCAAACTTTAATTGAAAAATTATGGAATCAAATATTTAATGATTCAGGATCTTCAAAATTATTAATAGATAATCTTGTAAATAAAACTATTTCTAATTTTTCAAAATTAGGTTTTGGTGTTCCTGCACATGACTTTAATTATGGAATTAAATTAGGGGCGAAGTATAAGATTATGGATGAATTGACATTTAGTGCAAATGGAATGTTTGCAGGTAATACAAGATTATCTTTTGAAAAATATACAAAGGGCTATGTTAAATTAGAAAGTGGTATTAAATATGATTATACAGAGGATGAGGATAATATTACTGTATCGCCAGAATTTAATGCAATAGCTAAGTTATATAATATTGAAAAAAGTTGTGATGCAGAATTAATTTTATCTCCAAAATTAAGTGCAGTATCAACACCTATTGATAATTTGAAAATTAATGGAGAAATAGAAATACCAATTAAATTTGATAATAAAGGTGGTAAAAAATTCAATTATAGTAATACAGCAATAAAAACTAAATTTAATATTAAATATGTGTGGTAATAGTTATGAAATATATAGGAATTGATTATGGAGATACAAGAATAGGAATTTCAACTTGTGATACACTTGAGATATTGGCTACAGGTTATTGTACAATTAATAGACAAAAAGAAGATGCAATAAAAAAAATATTAGAAATTTGTAAAGAAGAAGGTAGTTATGAATTAGTGGTAGGGAAACCTTTAAGACTTAATGGAAATAGTGAAATACAAGTTGAAAAAGTTGAGAAATTTGTAAATGAATTAAAAAAGCAAGAAGATAAAATAAATATATATTTTGTAGATGAAAGATATACTACTAAACAAGCAGAGTATTATTTAAATAATTTTTCTAAAAAAAATGGAAAAAAGAAAAGACAAGTAGTAGATATGCTTGCAGCAACTATTATACTTCAAACATTTTTAGATAGAAAGAAAAAAATTTAATAATTGAAAAAAAATAAAAAAACAAGTAAAATTGTTGTATACAAGGAGGGATATTATGAATAAAAAAATAGCAATAATAACTATATTTACTACATTCCTTTCATTTGCTGGACCTAAGGCAGATTTAGAAAAGGCATTAAATTTATTGGATAATGGGAAAGTTGTAGAAGCTTTCACGATATTGAAAAATAGTAAAAATGTAGAAGGGGAAGAGGAAGCATTTGAAAGAATAAATTATATGTTGGGAACTAGAGCTGATATTACTCCTGAGCAAAAAGAAATGTATCTAAAAAAAGCAAGCTCTGATCCAAAATCTAAGGGGCAATATGCAGTATTAGCTAATGAATTACTAGCTAAAGAAGCTAAAAACCCAAAAGAAAAATTAGTGTATTTAAACTTATTAAGGGATAGACTAGGTGATGATTTAGACATTTTTGCTGATTTAGCTTTTAATTATTATAAGGAAAGAGATATAGAAAATTATAGTAAAATTATAAAAGAAGCTGAAAGTAAGAAGGCAGAATTTAGAGATCAATTTTATTATGTTTTAGGTAAAGAATTTTTGGAACAAAATGAAGAAAACCAAGGAATAGCTATGCTTAATAAAGCGGCGGTTTCAGATTTTAATAATATAAAAGCACAAGTTTGTTTAGTTTTTGCAAAATTTTATCTTTTACATAAAGATGTTGAAACAGCTAAAATGTATTTGATAACTTCAGAAGCATTTACACCAAATGATGCAGATTTAATTAGTACCATAGCAAGAATATATTCAGAAGATATAAAGGATACAAAAAAAGCTATAAAAGAATATGAAAAAGCTTTAAATATTGAAAAAGATAATATTGAATATATTAAAGCTCTATTATTAGAATCAATAGCAGCTAAAGATGTTGAAAGAATTAATAAATATTCAGAAATGTTAAAGAAAGCTCAAGGTAATTATGGAGTAGCACAATTCTTATACATGGAACATAAGTATGATGAAGCAATAAAATATGCAAATAAATCATTGGAAGAAGGAACAAAAGAAGCAGATGTGTTATTAACTGTAATTTATATGGCAAATCATAAATTAGACTTAGCAGAACAACATGCAAAAGAAGCATTAAAAAATAATTTGTTAATAGCAAAAGAATTATTAAAAGAAATTGAAAAAATGAAATAAGGGCAATGTGATATTGTCCTTTTTTATTATATAAAGCAAGAAAAAACCCTAAAGTTAAAAACTTTAGGGTTTAATGAACTATTACCAAGAATATTTAATATTTAAACCAGTCTTGAAAGTTGTGCTTGAATAAGCGAATTTTCTTTTGTTATAAATATTATCATCATTTAATAAACCACCATCTTTTGGTGTAGTGTATTCAGTTATTACATGTTTAAATTCAATAGGTAATTCAACTAATCCAGCAATTTCTAAATTCTTAATTGGAGTATAAGCAATAGAAGCTTTAGGATTTAAGTTTAATTTAGCACTAAGGAATTTATTCTTATTTCTAGCATCCAAATTATCAACTGAACCTGAAATATTAAATTCTGGAACAACAGTTATGTTCTTAACTGGAGTATAAACATATTTAACACCAGAATCTAATCTAATATATCCAGTTATATCATAACCATCTATTTTATCTTCTTCATTATCTTCAAAGTTTTGAACATAAGTTCCACCTAAAACTGTACCAGCAGTTATTTCTAAATTATTAATTGGTCTATAAGCTACACCAAGTTTTGTACCAAAGTAAGCTTTTTCAGTTATGGCGTTTTGTCTTTTATCATTTTTTAACTTATTTAATTTTGAATCTGTTTTATCATCATAGTTATTTTCTTTTATTTTCTTTAAAAGAGCTTCAATCTTAGTGATACAGTCTTTTGCGTCCTTTTCTATACTATCATTAGTTGCTGGAACAACCGCATTCGTATTATCCCCTGCAGGTGTACTAGTAGATCCTGCAGCAGGCGTATTAGTTGTTGCTGAAGCAGGTGTTGTATTATTTTTCTTTATTTTTTCATTTAACTTAGTTAAATCATCATTTAATTCTGTGTCATCTTTAAAGTATTTTAATATTTCACTATCAATTTCAGTCTTACAATCATTTTTTATGTTATCTAATTTTGTTTTCAAATCATTTAGCTTATTAACATATTCATGCACATCTCCTACTTGTACAGTATGTCCACCAGTATGTACATGTTGTCCTAAAAGTGATGCTTTTAAATCTAATTTATTTTCTAGCATAGTATATTTTGCTTCAAATTCATAAGCTTGTGAATAGCTATTAGCTACTGTTAGTTTTTCATCATCATTCTTTAAGATATTCTTTGTAGTTTGTCCATCATTATCATCAGATGGTAAGTATAAGAAATCTGCATGAGCAGTAAGTGTTAAATTCTTAACATCTTTGTAATCTCCAACAAGTCCACCTTTTACATATTTTAATGGAGAACTTGTATCTTGATTATTTGAAGCATTGAAAATAGAATAATCATTTTTAATTTCTAAATAAGCATCTAAGTCTTTAATTACACCAGTTTCACCTTTAGCAGTTAATTTGTGAACTGAGAACATCTTATCTCCATATGTTCCTTCACTTGGTTTGTATAAAGGTAAGTGAGTAGAAGAATTTAAATTAAGATTAATTGTATCTAAAATGTATGATCCTTCTAATTCAACTAAAGCTTCACCTGCAAAACTTGCTTTGTCATTTTTATCCTTACTTACTTTAGGAATGAAACCTAATTTAGCTGAAGATTTAATATTCATAAATTCAGGTATTTGGTATTTAAGATATACATTTGAATCTTCAGAAAATTTATATCCTGCTTTATCTTTAGTTGGATAAAGTTCAACATCTTTTCCCATAAATTCAGCACCAAAACTTAAACCTATTTTATTTAAAGTAACTTCAGTTTTAACACCTAAATCAGTTTTAAAACTAGGCTTTGTAGAACCATCTTTTTCTGATTTATAAGTTTTCTTAGGAGTAGAAGCAGTATTAGAACTACCAGTACTAGGTGTTGTTATTTCTTTATCTTCTAACTCCTTTTGTGTAGTTTCGACTTTTAAGTTATTATTATTAATAAATTCAACATGACCAGAAACAGAACTAGCCATTGAATAAAGTGATGCAACTATAGTTGCCAACATAATTGTTTTTTTCATAATTTATCCTTTCTTAATAAAGTGGTCTATTTTCTTTTATTATACAACTTTTTTTAAAAAAAGAATAGTTTAAAATTGACTTATCATCATATATTTAAAATTTTAAATGATACTAATGTATGTTAATATCGGAAGTTAACCCGATACCATGTGAGTTTCCATAATTGAAAAGTTTTAAACCTATTACAAAATGTACATGAGAATTAACTATATTTTTTTGGTTAATTTCAATAGAGCTAAGATATATAGGTTTAAAATTGTTGGTACTTGATAGATTGGTTCCAACTTTTATCTTTATTTTACTATTCTTTATATTTTTTACATATTCTAAACCTAGTTCATTTAATGAACTATTATCAAAATATATAGTAGATGATATATAGCCTTTGAGTTGCTTTCCATACTTAGCTGTAATTGAAAGATATCCTATATTATTGTAGCCTATAATAGGTTTGATTTCTAAATCATCTATATTAAAATTTACACCAGCAAAAGCATCTATATTTGTAATATGCTTTTTCTTCAAATTTTTTGAGTTTTTTATTTCAATTTTATCAAACCTGATTTTTGAAAAAAAGTTCATATATTTTAAACCTAAGGAATTGGAGTATAAAAGTTTTGTATTTTTAGCTATGGTATAATTCAAATATATATCATTGTTTAAATTAAGCTCTAAATTTGCAAAACTACAAAATGGTACGAATAGAAATAAAAAAAATTTTTTCATAAATTCTCCTTTTTTTAGATGATAAGTCAAAAATATATATATCTTTAGGATATATCTTGACATTTATGAAAAAAAGGGTACAAATATATAGATAAATGAATTTCACAATTTTTTAAAGAAAATGGCAAGCCCCCTTGCTGTTTTTTTTATTTTAAAAAAAGCACACCGAAGTGTGCCAATTAAAACTATTTCCATTCATATTTTAAATTCAAATTAGGTTTAACAGAGAAGCTCTTGTATTTGAAGTTGTGTTTTGCATCAGTTACATTATATCCTTCAAAATTAACTGGAACTTCAACTGAAGCAGTGAAAGTTAAGTCAGTAATAGGTTTGTAATTTAAATTAACCTTTGGACCTATAGTTAAGAAAGATAAAGCCTTATTATTATGTAATTTTCTAGGTTCTGTTGGTTTATGAGTATCATCATTTGTTTTATAATCTAAAGTAGTATTGAATCCATGTTTAGTATAGATACCTAATTCTGGAGTTATACTTAATTTATTATTTATATCAAAAGTATATCCAACCTTAGTATCTAGAGCTAATAATAGAGTTCTAAATTCATTGAATTTACTAATATATCCACCTAAAGTAGTTTTAGCTTCTAAAGCTAATTTGTCATTTAAAGCCTTATATTCAACTTTAAAATCAACTGAAGGAACAACAGATACTTGAGCTTTATTGTCCTTTGTAGTATGCATTAGGTTTAAATATCCAGCACCAGTTAATGTTAAATGATCAAAACCAGTGTATTTAGCTTCTAAGCTGTATGCATGAGCGTATTTACCATTACCTTCTTTAAGTTCTTTCTTTCCATAATCAGTTCCATCTTGTTTAGCATTAGCTTCAACATTAGCCTTTTCATATAGATCTTTGTTACCTAAGAAAGTGTCTTTATAATCTAATTCGTTAGCTTTGATTGCAGCTAAGAATTGAGCATTAGCAGTTAATTCTAATTTGTCAATTGGGCTGTATGATAATTTACCTTTACCAGATACTTTTTTAACATCAACATAGCTGTGGTTTAAAGCTAATTCTGCATCTATACCTTTAACCTTTAAAATATCTCCCTTAGCATAAACTTTTTGAGTAGACATTGCGCTTGCTTTATATGTATTTGTATCTGCTTTGAATGGGAATTCTGTTTCAGAGTCAAAACCTAAATTTATATCTTTTAATTTATATTCAACATTAGCTTCTAATTTTGTTTTACCTTTTAAAGCGTAATTATCTTCTAATTCAGGATCAAATGTTCCTTTAACAAAAGTTTTTAAACCTTTGAAATCAGGTAATTGATATTTTACATAAACACTTGATTTATCTGCAAATTTTTTAGTTGTAAGTTTTAAATCTATTCCATTTGCATTGTTGTAAATAAGGTCTTCAGCCTTTATTTCTCCACCAAAACTTAAACCTAAGTTTTTGATTTCAATGTCAGATTTAACACCAAGTTTTTTAATTTGGAATTTAGTGTTGTCAAATTCATTTTCATTAAAGAATTCAACATTACCTTTTGTTGCTGCAAATGCAGTCATTGTAGCGATTAAGCTAGTTAAAATTAATGTCTTTTTCATGTTTTTTCTCCTTTAAAAGATTGTTTTATCTTCTAATACAATTATATATTGAAATAGTAATTCGCAAAGAAAATACAAATAAAAAAAACTAAACTTTTTTAACCTAAAATATTTTATCCTTATGTTCTTTTTAAATATAAAGGGAATTTTTGGTAAATACTTTTTTAAACAAAAAAATAAAGAAATGTATTTAATAAAAACTTGTCAGTATTGAATAAATGTGATATAATAGAAATCTAGTAATAATGTCAGGAGGTACTAATATGCGTGTATGTGAAGTTTTCGGTAAAAGAACTAGCCATGGTAATTTAGTTAGCCATTCACACAAAGCAACTAAGAGAATTTGGAAGCCTAATTTGCAAGTTATGACTTTAACTATTAATGGGCAAGAAATTAAAGTTAGAGTTTGCACAAAAGCTATGAAGACTTTAAAGGGAAAGAATTCTGATCAAGTTAGAAAAATTTTAATTAAGAATAAAGAAAATCTAAGTCAAAGATTATCTAAAGTCTTATTTTCAGAAGCAGAGTAATCTAGCTTATTGACTCTGTTTCTAAATGTTAAAAAGCTGGAAAATTTTATTCCAGCTTTTTTGGTTTAGGAGGTGAAGATGAAAGAATATATTAAATATGTATCTTTAAATGTTTTAGGAACTCTTGGAATGTCTTTGTATATATTTGCAGACACCTTGTTTATTTCAAGGGGTATAGGAGTTAATGGCTTAGCATCGCTTAATGTTGTTATACCAGCTTATACCCTTATTAATGCTATTAGTATAATGCTAGCAGTTGGAGGTTCAGTCTGTTTTTCAAGATCAAGAAAGTTAAAAAAAGAAATTTTTACTCTTACGATGTTGCTGGGTGCTTTTATATCTTTTTTTATGGTTCTTATTGGTGCAAGTTTTTCGTCATATTTTGTTAGAATTTTGGGAGCAAATAGTGAAATTTTCGATATAACGAATGTGTACTTTAGGGTCATATATATTTTTTCGCCTTTTTTTATTTTTAGTAGTATACTTAATTTTTTTGTTAAAAATGATTCGAATCCTAAACTTGCTATGCAGGCTATGCTTGTTGGAACCTTATTTAATATTGTACTAGATTATATTTTAATATTTCCTTTTAAACTAGGAATGTTTGGAGCAGTAATGGCTACTTGTGCCTCACCATTGATAAGTATTATTATATTGTATAAACATTGCTATAAGTCTAAAAATTTGAAATTTAGTAGAAGAATTGCTTATCTTAAACCACACTTCATTTTATTTACAGGTTTTCCAATGTTTTTATCTGAGCTTAGTGGGGGTCTTGTAATACTTGTTTTTAATCTTATTATTTTCAAGCTTAAGGCTAATGTTGGTATTGCAGCTTATGGCATAGTTACAAATTTAGGGATAATTGTTACCGCTATTTACAATGGAATAGCCCAAGGAGTCCAACCTTTACTTACAAAATACTATGCTGTGAAAAAATATGACACAGTTAAAAAATTATCAAAATATACTAATATATTGTTAATTGTTTTATCGGTAACTATATATGCGTTTTTAGTTTTATTTAGAAAAAATATAATATTAATGTTTAACCCGGAAAGATCAAAAGCTTTACAAGAATTAGCAACTGAAGCTTTGATACTATACTTCACATCGATTTTATTTTCTGGTTTGAATATTTTTGGACAAATAAAGTTACTATGTACGAAACAAGTAAAATTTGCTAGATTAATTTCTATATTAAGAGGCATAATAGTGATTTTTCCCT is a window of Sneathia sanguinegens DNA encoding:
- the alaS gene encoding alanine--tRNA ligase; translated protein: MTGNELRKSFIEFFKSKQHQHFESASLVPEDKTLLLTVAGMVPFKKFFLGEKKAPTKRVTTYQKCIRTNDLENVGKTPRHHTFFEMLGNFSFGDYFKREAISWSWEYITEVLKIDKNRLYVSVYKTDDEAYNIWKDEIGIDPSHIVRLGDEDNWWAAGPIGSCGPCSEIYYDTLNMGKNNEEINCKPGDEGDRFLEIWNLVFTEWNRKEDGSLVPLPEKNIDTGAGLERVASVVQHKSNNFDTDIFEKIIKSIKETINLTDKDSTAIKIIADHVRAATFLICDGVLPSNEGRGYILKKLIRRAYGAGSIANKEIFDKGQSFLYKIVDSVVETMEEAYPELVDKKEEIKEVIKYEEEKFAKTLKAGTELLLDDINKGIKIDGNTTFKLYDTFGFPFELTKLVCEQHGIEVSEEEFNKKLEEQVQRSKSSRVVMSDMIKDEFISNFYKQHGETKFTGYETLKDRATILHISKKDADTYQLILDKTPFYAAQGGQVSDQGIIYNDSFKATVKDLIKKSDIFIHYVTIEGEIPNVGDMVELEVDKDFRSKTMRNHTATHILHRAVKEILGDHVNQAGSLVYDKGLRFDFTYGKAIDNETLRKIERRVNEIIQNNNKLTVTYTTKEKADEMGAIALFDEKYRDIVRVVDIVGYSAELCGGTHCPSTGVIGSFYIVSEQAKASGVRRIEAVTGFGAYDYANENRDLLHNLANECKTDINQLEDTIKKNLEKNTELENEVEILKDELISHRILDIIQDKKVIKNINVVSKVIKANIKDLKKYVDKIKEKLDNSIVLLAAVEDGRIGFACGVTKELTKEYKAGDIVKTVAKITDGNGGGKPDFAQAGGKDVSKLSEAMGEVFNNLL
- the ruvX gene encoding Holliday junction resolvase RuvX, which produces MKYIGIDYGDTRIGISTCDTLEILATGYCTINRQKEDAIKKILEICKEEGSYELVVGKPLRLNGNSEIQVEKVEKFVNELKKQEDKINIYFVDERYTTKQAEYYLNNFSKKNGKKKRQVVDMLAATIILQTFLDRKKKI
- the rpmB gene encoding 50S ribosomal protein L28, which encodes MRVCEVFGKRTSHGNLVSHSHKATKRIWKPNLQVMTLTINGQEIKVRVCTKAMKTLKGKNSDQVRKILIKNKENLSQRLSKVLFSEAE
- a CDS encoding MATE family efflux transporter codes for the protein MKEYIKYVSLNVLGTLGMSLYIFADTLFISRGIGVNGLASLNVVIPAYTLINAISIMLAVGGSVCFSRSRKLKKEIFTLTMLLGAFISFFMVLIGASFSSYFVRILGANSEIFDITNVYFRVIYIFSPFFIFSSILNFFVKNDSNPKLAMQAMLVGTLFNIVLDYILIFPFKLGMFGAVMATCASPLISIIILYKHCYKSKNLKFSRRIAYLKPHFILFTGFPMFLSELSGGLVILVFNLIIFKLKANVGIAAYGIVTNLGIIVTAIYNGIAQGVQPLLTKYYAVKKYDTVKKLSKYTNILLIVLSVTIYAFLVLFRKNIILMFNPERSKALQELATEALILYFTSILFSGLNIFGQIKLLCTKQVKFARLISILRGIIVIFPFTEILKILFKITGVWLTIPVVELVTCLVLFFIMTDFCKE